One Micromonospora sp. WMMD812 genomic window carries:
- a CDS encoding TetR/AcrR family transcriptional regulator produces the protein MTRRAAEIRLDALLRTACDVIAERGLANTRTADVAQAAGVSQALVFYHFATKERLLAQAFAYAVDQDLIRLDAVMNSPAPPLVKLRKIIKLYTPAGRPTSWSMWIDGWSESLRTPELERISRRLDLRWREDLAEIIADGVRDGTFDCADPAGAAWRISAVMDGLAVQLAVHDRVISRRQFTEWVRLVSARELGLDPTELD, from the coding sequence GTGACGAGACGTGCGGCCGAGATCCGCCTGGATGCCCTGCTGCGCACCGCCTGCGACGTGATCGCGGAACGCGGTCTGGCGAACACCCGGACGGCGGACGTCGCACAGGCCGCCGGAGTCAGCCAGGCCCTCGTGTTCTACCACTTCGCCACCAAGGAACGGCTGCTCGCCCAGGCCTTCGCCTACGCGGTCGACCAGGACCTGATCCGGCTGGACGCGGTGATGAACTCCCCCGCCCCGCCGTTGGTGAAGCTCCGGAAGATCATCAAGCTCTACACCCCGGCCGGGCGCCCGACATCCTGGTCGATGTGGATCGACGGCTGGTCCGAGTCGCTGCGCACTCCGGAGCTGGAGCGGATCTCCCGCCGACTGGACCTGCGCTGGCGGGAGGACCTCGCCGAGATCATCGCCGACGGGGTGCGCGACGGCACCTTCGACTGCGCCGACCCGGCGGGCGCCGCCTGGCGGATCAGCGCGGTGATGGACGGGCTGGCGGTTCAACTGGCGGTGCACGACCGGGTGATCTCACGACGGCAGTTCACCGAGTGGGTCCGCCTGGTCAGCGCCCGGGAGCTGGGGCTCGACCCGACCGAGCTCGACTGA
- a CDS encoding TIGR03086 family metal-binding protein has product MDLLETYRRSLAEFIDRVDQVGPGQWSEPTPCPDWDVRTLVNHVVGEIRWSVPLLAGRTIAQVGDRFEGDQLGADPAETARDSAAQAEIAATRPGALDRTVHLSGGDTPAAEYLHQLIAEHLVHGWDLAVAIGADPRFDADAVRECARWFAGRAEDYRRGQLTEPPVDQPADADEQDRLIAAFGRDPDWAPAD; this is encoded by the coding sequence ATGGACCTGCTGGAGACGTACCGCCGAAGCCTGGCCGAGTTCATCGACCGGGTGGACCAGGTCGGCCCCGGGCAGTGGTCGGAGCCGACCCCCTGCCCGGACTGGGACGTCCGGACGCTGGTCAACCACGTGGTGGGCGAGATCCGGTGGAGCGTCCCGCTGCTCGCCGGCCGCACCATCGCGCAGGTCGGCGACCGGTTCGAGGGCGACCAACTCGGCGCCGATCCGGCCGAGACCGCCCGCGACTCCGCGGCCCAGGCCGAGATCGCCGCCACCCGCCCCGGGGCGTTGGACCGGACCGTGCACCTCTCCGGCGGCGACACCCCGGCGGCCGAGTACCTGCACCAGTTGATCGCCGAGCACCTCGTCCACGGGTGGGACCTTGCCGTGGCGATCGGTGCCGACCCCCGTTTCGACGCCGACGCCGTACGCGAGTGCGCGCGCTGGTTCGCCGGGCGGGCCGAGGACTACCGGCGCGGGCAGCTGACCGAGCCGCCCGTGGACCAGCCCGCCGACGCCGACGAGCAGGACCGGCTCATCGCCGCCTTCGGCCGCGACCCGGACTGGGCGCCCGCCGACTGA